In the uncultured Methanolobus sp. genome, one interval contains:
- a CDS encoding UbiA family prenyltransferase: MSSNVHAVGSGFGFRNDIVMLTTMLWKEIVFGGHLFAIGSVSVVMACSIVFMIPVSWDILFVTYLLFYAIYLYDYTQGASSDETTNSSRAKYLLCKNKSKCTVIITSLVLFTIMMTFTSVIITAIGMSILILGLLYGSHFKKLTKKIPAFKNVFVSIVWAFMAIFAFIYYSVPVTYGAIMLALFVFIRMMNIQILFDVRDMEGDRKEGLLTVPAILGDKKYPFILRLINIVSIIFMLGCVVIGLLPAFTLAIIPMFYYAVSYINRVVKSRKEYTSYIFAAFEPIMWSVFIFAGKYVTMLSVF, translated from the coding sequence ATGAGTTCTAATGTACATGCAGTTGGTTCCGGGTTCGGATTTAGAAATGATATCGTAATGCTTACGACTATGCTATGGAAAGAGATAGTATTTGGTGGACATCTCTTCGCTATAGGCTCAGTTTCTGTTGTAATGGCTTGCTCCATTGTGTTTATGATTCCTGTTAGCTGGGATATTCTTTTTGTGACATATCTTCTGTTCTACGCAATTTATCTTTATGACTATACACAGGGTGCATCTTCTGACGAAACTACAAACAGCAGTCGTGCAAAGTATCTCTTATGTAAGAACAAGAGCAAGTGTACAGTTATTATCACATCTCTGGTCCTTTTCACCATAATGATGACCTTCACATCAGTCATTATAACTGCAATAGGAATGTCAATCCTGATTCTTGGTCTTCTCTATGGCAGCCACTTTAAGAAACTCACAAAAAAGATACCGGCATTTAAGAACGTCTTTGTTTCTATAGTCTGGGCATTTATGGCAATTTTCGCATTTATCTATTATTCAGTGCCAGTCACCTATGGTGCAATTATGCTTGCACTCTTTGTCTTCATCCGCATGATGAACATACAGATCCTCTTTGATGTAAGAGATATGGAAGGCGACCGTAAAGAGGGACTTCTGACAGTTCCTGCAATTCTCGGAGACAAAAAATATCCGTTCATTCTCAGACTTATCAACATCGTATCAATCATTTTCATGCTTGGATGCGTTGTAATAGGTCTGTTGCCAGCTTTCACACTTGCAATCATTCCAATGTTCTATTACGCTGTAAGTTACATCAACAGGGTTGTAAAGTCCAGAAAAGAATATACATCCTATATCTTTGCAGCATTTGAACCTATTATGTGGTCAGTATTCATATTTGCAGGAAAGTACGTTACAATGCTCAGTGTTTTCTGA
- a CDS encoding iron ABC transporter substrate-binding protein, which yields MKYKTNGDEKMDKKLYPGISLLIILILATAISGCTDQTQQSVFRQEETVETVEITDMLGRNLTVPSEIDNIVTSTGPYSILVYMLAPEKLAGWNTFTPVDHMLMDKRYTSLPVVGSWGAAQTANYETIIGLNPQVVTEGYTVNKKGQISEHVTERQEKFGSIPVIAINGSIIAIEDGDDTIEYLGQLLDCEEQAASFINFRSSVLNDIENKVGNIPDDEKVRVYYAEGSTGLKTDPSGSLHSEVITICGAINVADCQLTPGMGMTPVSIEQVAEWNPEVIITTDSEFYNSVYSDPLWTNIDAVQNKRVYLSPGNPFCWIDRPYGVHRVIGAAWTANVLYPDLFSDTELEELTTEFYSEFFHYDLSAEELDNLLHPETEASA from the coding sequence TTGAAATACAAAACAAATGGTGATGAAAAAATGGATAAGAAACTCTATCCTGGTATTTCCTTATTAATAATTCTTATTTTAGCAACTGCAATCAGTGGATGCACTGACCAGACACAACAATCCGTATTCCGGCAAGAAGAAACTGTGGAGACAGTAGAAATAACCGACATGCTGGGCAGGAATCTGACAGTGCCTTCCGAAATAGATAACATTGTAACCTCAACAGGCCCTTATTCCATACTGGTTTACATGCTTGCACCTGAAAAACTTGCAGGCTGGAACACATTTACACCTGTAGACCACATGCTTATGGACAAGCGTTATACATCTCTTCCCGTAGTTGGTTCATGGGGTGCTGCCCAGACAGCAAACTATGAAACTATCATTGGTCTTAATCCTCAAGTTGTTACGGAAGGGTACACTGTAAACAAGAAAGGACAGATCAGCGAACACGTCACTGAAAGACAGGAGAAATTCGGAAGCATTCCTGTGATTGCCATTAATGGTTCCATTATTGCCATAGAAGATGGAGATGATACTATTGAATATCTGGGCCAACTGCTTGATTGTGAAGAGCAGGCTGCCTCATTCATCAATTTCAGGTCATCTGTTCTCAATGACATAGAAAATAAAGTTGGCAATATACCGGATGATGAAAAGGTCCGTGTATATTACGCAGAAGGTTCTACCGGTCTCAAAACAGATCCTTCCGGTTCATTGCATTCAGAGGTAATCACTATATGTGGCGCTATTAATGTTGCAGACTGCCAGCTTACTCCGGGAATGGGAATGACACCAGTGTCAATCGAACAGGTTGCGGAATGGAATCCTGAAGTTATAATTACAACAGATTCCGAATTCTATAATTCTGTTTATTCAGATCCCCTGTGGACTAACATCGATGCAGTACAGAACAAACGTGTATATCTATCACCAGGAAACCCGTTCTGCTGGATAGACAGGCCATACGGTGTACACCGTGTGATAGGAGCTGCATGGACTGCCAATGTACTCTATCCCGATCTGTTTTCAGATACTGAACTTGAAGAATTGACAACTGAGTTCTATTCAGAATTCTTCCATTATGATCTCAGTGCTGAAGAACTGGATAATCTGTTGCATCCTGAAACGGAGGCTTCAGCATGA
- a CDS encoding radical SAM protein, producing the protein MKCKICEMACDINEHSTGRCKTYQLDGGKIIQDPDIGYLGAFPVSIETIPMLHYYPAGKFLQVFSTGCNFKCPGCIARLLASRKSLGWPTLSPDQVIETALKLGCKGIVSTLNEPAANFYMFRELALKAKEKGLLVGCSSNCYFTEKTIEELSGFVNFMNVGIKGHSDDAYRNCGVLSSKPVFRNIEKLHRMGVHVEVSAVYLKGKEDDVIQVARTLADISTSIPLQLMRFIPFGDAPITLEPSIGASERLCNSLHDHLEHVYLFNSPGTGLMDTYCPECGEIVTEREFYGPMGSRLMKPWANYTCKCGHDIPVTGTGAIESFSESGFMGGYRISRAFGMVHAVLTCLGIPEEERMLEVWKEISSSEALMDIHHMIQNPTSYLEYIRLIADKAGVQEKGEELITFIGKRLELIEKIAEENDGGSAYYCMGSPLFALNPGRMENNLVNFAGGQSINKLLQKEGKPGFNIDPGFINDNNPKTIFISGFLSRPLYEFYGLCKHYGIKADAVKDLRIYALPPSWDFGSPRWILGLLYIADKLHPGKLGIDIEQEANTFYRRFYGIYYSEAKPNRSFHRPSSGTWPREVTGCTHA; encoded by the coding sequence ATGAAGTGCAAGATATGTGAAATGGCTTGTGATATAAACGAGCATAGTACCGGCAGATGCAAAACCTACCAGCTTGACGGTGGCAAAATAATCCAGGACCCTGATATTGGATATCTCGGAGCATTTCCTGTTTCAATAGAAACAATTCCTATGCTCCATTACTATCCTGCAGGAAAATTCCTTCAGGTATTCAGCACAGGTTGTAACTTCAAGTGTCCGGGATGTATTGCAAGACTACTGGCTTCAAGAAAGTCACTTGGATGGCCGACATTGAGTCCTGATCAGGTCATTGAAACTGCACTGAAACTTGGTTGTAAAGGAATAGTTTCCACACTTAACGAACCTGCTGCGAATTTCTATATGTTCCGTGAACTGGCACTTAAAGCAAAAGAAAAAGGTCTCCTTGTTGGTTGTTCCTCAAACTGCTACTTTACGGAAAAAACTATTGAGGAGCTTTCAGGTTTTGTCAATTTCATGAATGTAGGCATAAAGGGGCATTCTGATGACGCTTACAGGAATTGTGGAGTCCTGTCCTCAAAACCAGTATTTCGTAATATCGAAAAACTACACAGGATGGGAGTCCACGTTGAGGTTTCAGCAGTCTACTTAAAAGGAAAGGAAGATGACGTAATTCAGGTTGCCAGGACCCTTGCAGACATATCGACTTCCATTCCTTTGCAACTTATGAGATTCATTCCATTCGGAGATGCACCGATAACACTTGAACCTTCTATAGGTGCATCTGAAAGACTGTGCAACAGTCTTCATGACCATCTTGAACATGTGTACCTGTTCAACTCCCCCGGTACAGGATTAATGGATACTTATTGTCCTGAATGCGGGGAAATAGTTACAGAAAGAGAGTTCTACGGACCCATGGGTTCCAGACTCATGAAACCATGGGCTAATTACACCTGCAAGTGCGGACACGACATTCCGGTCACAGGTACAGGTGCCATTGAGAGTTTTAGTGAATCCGGATTTATGGGTGGATACAGGATAAGCCGTGCTTTTGGAATGGTCCATGCTGTTCTTACATGTCTGGGAATTCCCGAAGAAGAAAGGATGCTTGAGGTCTGGAAAGAGATTTCCAGTTCAGAAGCACTCATGGATATCCACCATATGATACAGAATCCGACCTCGTATCTGGAATATATCAGATTGATCGCTGACAAGGCAGGTGTGCAGGAGAAAGGTGAAGAACTTATAACATTTATCGGTAAGCGTCTGGAGCTGATTGAAAAAATAGCTGAGGAAAATGATGGTGGAAGCGCATACTACTGTATGGGTTCACCGCTCTTTGCACTGAATCCCGGAAGAATGGAAAATAATCTTGTTAATTTTGCCGGAGGACAGAGCATCAACAAATTACTTCAGAAAGAAGGTAAGCCAGGTTTTAACATCGATCCCGGGTTTATCAATGACAATAACCCAAAAACGATATTCATATCCGGTTTTCTTTCCCGCCCGCTTTACGAGTTCTACGGTTTATGCAAGCATTACGGAATTAAAGCAGACGCAGTAAAAGATTTGAGAATCTATGCACTTCCACCCTCCTGGGATTTCGGAAGCCCTCGCTGGATACTCGGCCTCCTTTACATTGCTGACAAGCTACATCCCGGAAAACTGGGAATAGACATTGAGCAGGAGGCAAACACATTCTACAGGCGTTTCTACGGTATATATTACAGCGAAGCAAAGCCTAACAGGTCATTCCACAGGCCATCTTCGGGAACCTGGCCAAGGGAGGTTACGGGGTGCACTCATGCCTGA
- a CDS encoding ABC transporter ATP-binding protein produces MELELILEVDSLAYSYGKGPVFEDVSFSMKSGEVMCVLGPNGVGKSTLIKCIAGIFKPAAGSVRIQGEDTQTMTSGSIAKKVGYVPQQNETVFPFDVLDFVVMGRTPHLSLFGSPEEEDMEVARKSLETVGVEHLADRTLNSLSGGQRQMVLIARALAQEPALLLLDEPTAHLDFGNQVLVLETVQKLAASGMSIVMNTHMPDHAFLIGSNAVALTDGKLLACGSVPSVVNSQIMSSVYGIDVTVRDITDINRKVCVPCGNGKF; encoded by the coding sequence ATGGAATTAGAATTAATATTAGAAGTAGATTCACTGGCGTATTCGTATGGCAAAGGACCCGTCTTTGAGGATGTATCATTTTCAATGAAGAGCGGGGAAGTAATGTGTGTACTCGGACCCAATGGAGTAGGGAAATCCACACTGATCAAGTGTATTGCGGGTATTTTCAAACCTGCTGCCGGTTCAGTTCGCATACAGGGCGAAGATACTCAAACAATGACTTCAGGGTCTATTGCAAAAAAAGTTGGCTATGTACCACAACAGAACGAGACTGTTTTCCCATTCGATGTACTTGACTTTGTGGTTATGGGACGAACACCCCATCTTTCACTTTTTGGTTCACCCGAAGAAGAAGATATGGAAGTTGCAAGAAAATCTCTTGAAACGGTTGGTGTTGAGCATCTCGCTGACAGGACACTTAACAGTCTCAGTGGAGGACAGCGACAGATGGTACTTATAGCCCGTGCTCTTGCACAGGAGCCTGCACTTCTTTTACTGGATGAACCGACTGCACATCTTGATTTTGGAAACCAGGTGTTGGTCCTTGAAACCGTACAGAAACTTGCAGCATCAGGAATGTCAATTGTTATGAACACTCACATGCCAGACCATGCTTTCCTGATAGGCAGTAATGCTGTTGCTCTAACAGATGGCAAGCTGCTTGCCTGCGGATCGGTTCCATCGGTTGTGAACAGTCAGATAATGTCATCTGTTTATGGCATAGACGTAACTGTAAGAGATATAACTGATATTAACAGAAAAGTCTGTGTTCCATGTGGAAATGGAAAGTTTTGA
- the pheT gene encoding phenylalanine--tRNA ligase subunit beta, whose translation MPIITLPYDDLEQLTGTDKDTIIERVPMIGADIERIEDESIDIEFFPDRPDLYSVEGVARALRGFLDIEPGFCEYEVKPYTVEITKDENIDSVRPVFGCAIVRGVNFSSSAIKTLMDLQESLHWGLGRDRKKVSIGVHDLSKVQPPFRYIAADPDYSFVPLDFTEPMTMREILEKHPKGTRFAHILDDFDMYPLILDANDNVLSFPPIINGTLTMVTEETTDLLVDVTGLSNEVYTALNIVTTALAERGGEIEYVKVVNADGTEDIPLDLSPRVKVLERAEIDSLIGMELPADEIINQLGRMGFGAKELDDGRIEVQIPRYRADILDNSDIIEDIAVGYGFDKIPAVFPMNATVGKSHMLSDISADMREIMTGLGYLQVMPFTLTSERVHFEWMCRKKTDDVTYVLHPISEDQTMVRTTILPNLIEILSMNQHRELPQKIFEAGDVVINGKNGLHLAAVSISPQANFTEVRELVDALMRERLVEYEVVESEDPALMEGRRADILVNGKKIGVMGELFPQVIVNFGLGQPVVGFEIDLLD comes from the coding sequence ATGCCTATTATAACCTTACCATATGATGACCTTGAACAATTAACCGGAACAGACAAGGATACAATTATTGAGCGCGTGCCGATGATAGGTGCAGATATCGAGCGCATTGAAGATGAATCAATAGATATCGAATTCTTCCCTGACCGCCCGGACCTTTACAGTGTAGAGGGCGTTGCGCGTGCATTACGTGGTTTTCTGGATATTGAACCTGGTTTCTGTGAATATGAGGTCAAACCTTATACAGTTGAGATCACAAAAGACGAGAACATCGATTCAGTTCGTCCGGTTTTTGGCTGTGCGATAGTTCGTGGTGTAAATTTCAGTTCAAGTGCCATCAAAACACTGATGGACCTTCAGGAATCACTTCACTGGGGACTTGGACGTGACCGTAAGAAAGTATCAATAGGTGTACACGACCTCTCAAAGGTGCAGCCTCCGTTCAGATACATTGCAGCTGACCCGGATTATAGTTTTGTTCCTCTTGATTTCACAGAACCAATGACCATGAGGGAAATACTTGAGAAGCATCCGAAAGGAACACGCTTTGCGCATATCCTTGATGATTTTGACATGTATCCACTTATTCTTGATGCAAACGACAATGTACTCTCATTCCCACCAATCATTAATGGTACACTTACAATGGTTACTGAGGAGACAACCGACCTTCTGGTGGATGTCACAGGACTCAGCAATGAAGTATACACAGCCCTGAACATAGTCACAACAGCTCTTGCAGAACGTGGTGGAGAGATCGAGTATGTTAAGGTTGTCAATGCAGACGGAACCGAAGACATTCCTCTTGACCTGAGTCCAAGGGTAAAGGTGCTTGAAAGAGCAGAGATCGATAGTCTTATTGGTATGGAACTTCCGGCAGATGAGATAATTAACCAGCTTGGAAGGATGGGCTTTGGTGCAAAGGAACTTGATGACGGACGCATCGAAGTTCAGATCCCACGATACCGTGCAGATATTCTTGATAACTCCGATATCATTGAAGATATCGCAGTTGGATACGGCTTTGACAAGATTCCTGCAGTATTCCCGATGAATGCAACAGTCGGCAAATCTCACATGCTTTCAGACATAAGCGCTGATATGCGTGAGATTATGACCGGACTTGGTTATCTTCAGGTTATGCCGTTCACACTTACAAGCGAAAGGGTTCACTTTGAGTGGATGTGCAGGAAAAAGACCGATGATGTAACTTATGTGCTGCACCCGATAAGCGAAGACCAGACAATGGTCAGGACAACTATCCTTCCAAACCTTATCGAGATTCTTTCCATGAACCAGCACAGGGAGCTTCCACAAAAGATATTTGAAGCCGGTGACGTTGTTATCAACGGAAAGAACGGCCTGCACCTTGCAGCAGTTTCCATAAGTCCACAGGCAAACTTCACAGAAGTCAGGGAACTTGTGGATGCGCTTATGCGTGAAAGACTCGTGGAGTATGAGGTAGTAGAATCAGAAGACCCTGCATTAATGGAAGGCAGAAGGGCTGACATTCTTGTAAATGGCAAAAAAATAGGTGTCATGGGAGAACTGTTCCCACAGGTCATAGTTAACTTCGGCCTTGGTCAGCCTGTTGTGGGATTTGAAATCGATCTTCTGGATTGA
- a CDS encoding class I SAM-dependent methyltransferase, which yields MSKDDKSGNFPDIAENVFAPIYPIIASDIADSSRIKEGICLDLGCGLASLGIALAEQTNLTVYAVDISEKMYELSTEKAAKHGVSDRLKPVLADVHKLPFDDDFVNLVVSRGSVFFWDNLPVAFSEIARVLAPGGEAWIGGGFGTAELRQQIAKIMEERDPGWQEGSKKRLSPENKQAMKDACVSTGLIFRVVDDDAGFWVVMNK from the coding sequence ATGAGTAAGGACGACAAATCCGGGAACTTCCCGGATATCGCAGAGAATGTATTTGCTCCCATATATCCCATTATAGCTTCTGATATTGCAGATTCGAGTCGTATAAAAGAAGGAATATGCCTTGACCTTGGATGCGGACTTGCATCATTGGGTATCGCTCTTGCAGAACAGACCAATCTTACAGTTTATGCCGTTGATATATCTGAAAAGATGTATGAACTGTCAACGGAAAAAGCCGCAAAACACGGTGTTTCTGACAGGCTGAAACCCGTGCTTGCAGATGTGCATAAACTTCCATTCGATGATGACTTTGTAAACCTCGTTGTAAGCCGTGGCTCTGTATTTTTCTGGGATAATCTTCCTGTTGCTTTCAGTGAGATTGCCAGAGTGCTTGCTCCAGGAGGGGAAGCCTGGATTGGTGGTGGTTTTGGTACTGCTGAGCTTCGCCAGCAGATAGCAAAAATAATGGAAGAACGTGATCCTGGCTGGCAGGAAGGTTCTAAAAAAAGGCTCAGCCCGGAGAACAAACAGGCTATGAAAGATGCTTGTGTCAGCACAGGACTGATATTCAGGGTTGTGGATGATGACGCTGGTTTCTGGGTGGTAATGAACAAGTAA
- a CDS encoding ATPase, T2SS/T4P/T4SS family — protein sequence MAYDQSNVSEEESSTYNKNDNPEEVSSDQETDDEILNTDIRKEMSEIEQDREKFEKDFAQLLSSTGTITDEEDADNDDQEEEENDNNFGILLPKSPNFGPPKPPITGVENETSEPVVGEETIEKEEIDADSDAEKTESITEEEELIAADTLETVEELPEEQADSEAEEKEEKPGFVDKIKNLFKQTELEIEPYDSEIHGPIAEFRGVEGYEEVERYWANEPYAFIVILYNEDRNTHLYYIVEPELTDFEHTFLLEIKDRLRDVLLVEEIDEENDDKEAVLDSKIRSIIKDYTIEITPAMLEKISYYIKRDFVRFGKIDALMMDDSIEDVSGNGHNVPIFLYHRAHQNIATNVVYEEDELNSFIIQMAQRSGKHISVAEPMVDATMPDGSRIQMTLGTSVTAHGSTFTIRKFSDTPITPVDLVKWGTFSSESMAYLWLCIENNKSLIYAGGTASGKTSSLNAVSLFIPEKAKVITLEDTRELKLPHPNWIPSITRDSFTADERGAVDMYDLLKAALRQRPEYLLVGEVRGKEALTLFQAMSTGHTTFSTMHADSVASAIHRLENPPISVPRTMIQALDIMSIQSQTYTKGKRVRRNIKLVEIVDIDPNTRNIRTNDIFVWDSESDMFIRTGESKALFDIKMRRGWAQGKVDQELYYRQKILEYMADNGITDFQEISDIINAYQSTPEKVLKKLQLV from the coding sequence ATGGCCTATGACCAATCAAATGTTTCTGAGGAAGAATCTTCCACTTACAATAAAAACGATAATCCTGAAGAAGTTTCCAGTGATCAGGAAACTGACGATGAAATCCTGAACACGGATATCAGGAAGGAAATGTCGGAGATAGAACAAGACAGAGAAAAGTTTGAGAAAGATTTTGCTCAACTGCTTAGTTCCACCGGGACAATCACCGATGAAGAAGACGCTGATAATGACGATCAGGAGGAAGAAGAAAATGACAATAATTTTGGCATTTTACTTCCAAAATCACCTAACTTCGGTCCTCCTAAGCCACCGATTACTGGTGTTGAAAACGAAACTTCCGAACCTGTTGTCGGAGAAGAGACAATAGAAAAGGAAGAAATCGATGCTGATTCCGACGCCGAAAAAACAGAAAGCATCACTGAGGAAGAAGAACTAATTGCTGCAGATACTCTGGAAACGGTAGAAGAGCTTCCGGAAGAGCAGGCAGATTCAGAAGCAGAGGAAAAAGAAGAGAAACCGGGATTCGTTGACAAGATCAAAAACCTTTTTAAACAAACAGAACTTGAGATCGAGCCATATGATTCGGAGATTCATGGACCTATTGCAGAGTTCAGGGGCGTAGAAGGATACGAAGAAGTTGAACGCTACTGGGCAAATGAGCCATATGCATTCATAGTTATCTTATACAACGAAGACCGCAATACTCACCTTTACTACATCGTAGAACCTGAGCTTACCGATTTTGAACATACTTTCCTTCTCGAAATTAAAGATAGATTAAGAGACGTGCTTCTGGTTGAAGAGATCGACGAGGAAAACGATGATAAGGAAGCCGTACTTGACTCTAAGATCAGGTCTATCATTAAAGATTATACTATAGAAATCACACCGGCAATGCTGGAAAAGATTTCATACTATATTAAAAGAGACTTTGTCAGGTTCGGGAAGATCGACGCCCTGATGATGGATGACTCTATTGAAGATGTGTCAGGTAATGGCCATAATGTACCTATTTTCCTCTACCATAGGGCACACCAGAATATCGCTACTAATGTCGTCTATGAAGAGGATGAACTCAACTCTTTCATTATCCAGATGGCTCAAAGAAGTGGAAAACATATCTCTGTTGCAGAGCCTATGGTGGATGCAACCATGCCGGATGGTTCAAGAATTCAGATGACACTGGGTACAAGTGTAACCGCACACGGTAGTACCTTCACAATCCGTAAGTTCAGTGATACTCCTATCACACCAGTTGATCTTGTCAAATGGGGAACATTCTCTTCGGAATCTATGGCATATCTCTGGCTTTGTATTGAGAACAACAAAAGTTTGATCTACGCAGGAGGTACTGCATCCGGTAAGACTTCTTCACTTAACGCTGTTTCACTTTTCATTCCTGAAAAAGCCAAGGTCATCACACTTGAAGATACAAGGGAACTGAAGCTTCCTCATCCTAATTGGATCCCGAGTATTACGAGGGATTCATTTACCGCAGATGAAAGAGGTGCTGTTGACATGTACGACCTGCTGAAAGCAGCCCTCAGGCAGAGACCTGAGTACCTGCTTGTTGGTGAGGTAAGAGGTAAGGAAGCACTCACACTTTTCCAGGCAATGTCAACAGGACACACTACATTCTCGACAATGCATGCTGACTCTGTTGCATCTGCTATTCACAGACTTGAGAATCCGCCTATCAGTGTTCCACGTACTATGATACAGGCACTGGACATAATGAGCATCCAGTCCCAGACATACACCAAGGGCAAACGTGTAAGAAGGAACATCAAGCTGGTTGAGATTGTTGATATCGATCCTAATACAAGAAACATAAGGACAAACGATATCTTCGTCTGGGATTCCGAATCGGATATGTTCATCCGTACAGGCGAGTCAAAAGCGCTTTTTGATATCAAGATGAGACGTGGTTGGGCACAGGGTAAGGTCGATCAGGAATTGTACTATAGGCAGAAGATCCTTGAATACATGGCAGACAACGGCATCACCGATTTCCAGGAGATCTCTGACATAATCAATGCCTACCAGTCAACACCGGAAAAGGTCCTGAAGAAACTGCAATTGGTATAA
- a CDS encoding iron ABC transporter permease, whose product MPDYRRCATITIYLLPILLLVASLFVGRYQMPVSDVVADIVITVISFITGTASPMSTQHTVLFSVRLPRILAALLVGSSLSLAGVSFQGVFRNPLVSPYILGVGAGAGFGACVGILIWDSQLAIQLLSFACGLIAMFGAISMGKVSKGTGTLVFILSGIIVGSIFTALISLAKYVADPYDDLPEIVFWLMGSLSSIRYNDLLWIIVPMLLGTLVLFLLRWRINILSLGDEEARSLGVNVDQIRLIIIVCATLVTSAAVSISGVIGWVGLVVPHIARMIVGPNYNRLLPMSMMIGASFMLLVDDLARTVTATEIPLGIITSLLGAPLFAYLLKRGRMGWN is encoded by the coding sequence ATGCCTGATTACAGGCGATGTGCCACCATTACTATTTATTTACTCCCAATATTGCTGTTAGTTGCTTCACTCTTTGTTGGCAGATACCAGATGCCGGTATCAGATGTTGTTGCCGATATCGTGATTACAGTAATTTCCTTTATCACAGGAACCGCAAGTCCGATGTCCACACAGCATACTGTGCTTTTCAGTGTTAGATTACCAAGAATACTGGCAGCCTTGCTTGTCGGCTCATCACTTTCGCTTGCAGGAGTATCATTCCAGGGTGTTTTCCGAAACCCTCTGGTTTCACCTTACATTCTTGGTGTGGGTGCAGGTGCAGGTTTCGGTGCATGTGTCGGAATTTTGATATGGGACAGCCAGCTTGCAATACAACTGCTGTCATTTGCCTGCGGGCTGATAGCAATGTTTGGTGCGATCAGTATGGGCAAGGTCAGCAAGGGAACAGGAACTCTTGTATTCATACTCTCAGGAATAATTGTAGGTTCGATATTCACAGCCCTTATCTCACTTGCAAAATATGTGGCTGACCCTTATGATGACCTGCCGGAAATTGTATTCTGGCTTATGGGAAGTCTCTCTTCGATCAGATATAATGACCTGCTCTGGATTATAGTACCAATGCTCTTAGGAACACTGGTACTTTTCCTCCTGAGATGGCGTATCAATATCCTTTCACTGGGAGATGAAGAAGCTCGTTCCCTTGGAGTTAATGTTGACCAGATTCGCCTGATAATTATTGTCTGCGCTACTCTTGTCACATCGGCTGCCGTTAGTATCAGTGGTGTTATCGGATGGGTGGGACTGGTCGTGCCACATATTGCAAGGATGATAGTAGGTCCTAATTACAACAGACTTTTGCCGATGAGCATGATGATCGGTGCATCCTTCATGCTTCTGGTGGATGACCTTGCAAGAACTGTAACTGCAACTGAAATACCGCTGGGAATAATAACTTCCCTGCTTGGTGCACCGTTATTCGCATATCTTCTGAAAAGGGGGCGCATGGGATGGAATTAG